In the Novosphingobium sp. 9 genome, one interval contains:
- a CDS encoding sensor histidine kinase gives MKLRSSLTIRLYRRVLILLALTGLGMGAILYVVADHEIGRASDAQLVNASRLLYMLMQDDVAGEIVANGRGLQGGGDPLLSPSERQAFHASYDWCMFAVFWEDQPVAQSGWGAPIAKVPRRPGLHNFKAVGDHWRSYGLVGHDPRLLIVVAERQEIREISPSRVLRELAIPLIALIAASMVVLWWTLRRSLYEVQRLATTLGARSLADLQPLRPREWSRDLGTLIVALNKLFVRLDKAYEREQAFTDDVAHELRTPLAAIRAQAQLLRRTAPLATTEETTRLIATVDRANHLIDGLLTLARLDSTVVSSRSVDVHQLIAEVVAEKLIELPPDAMEFTVAPDRIVRWRCDPAALQIAVAAVIDNAAKHAREGGRIDIAVTRNLDRLTIGIADRGPGVPEADRERLMHRFERGEGSTSGSGLGLSIAAKAMALSGGTIRLENLPDHKGLLVVLAIPELVPEEGAEGE, from the coding sequence ATGAAGCTGCGCTCCTCGCTCACCATCCGGCTCTATCGCCGCGTACTGATCCTGCTGGCGCTGACCGGCCTTGGCATGGGCGCGATCCTCTATGTCGTCGCCGATCACGAGATCGGTCGCGCTTCGGATGCGCAGCTCGTCAACGCCTCGCGCCTGCTCTATATGCTGATGCAGGACGATGTGGCGGGCGAGATCGTCGCCAACGGCCGCGGCCTGCAAGGCGGCGGCGACCCGCTGCTGTCGCCCTCCGAGCGCCAGGCGTTCCACGCCTCCTACGACTGGTGCATGTTCGCGGTGTTCTGGGAGGATCAGCCGGTCGCCCAGTCCGGCTGGGGTGCGCCCATTGCCAAAGTCCCCCGCCGCCCCGGCCTTCATAATTTCAAGGCGGTAGGGGATCACTGGCGCAGCTACGGCCTTGTCGGGCACGATCCCCGCCTGCTGATCGTCGTGGCGGAACGGCAGGAAATCCGCGAGATTTCCCCCTCACGCGTCCTGCGCGAACTGGCCATTCCGCTGATCGCCCTGATCGCGGCCAGCATGGTCGTCCTGTGGTGGACGCTGCGCCGCAGCCTGTACGAAGTGCAGCGCCTTGCCACGACGCTGGGCGCGCGTTCGCTGGCCGATCTGCAACCGCTGCGCCCGCGCGAATGGTCGCGCGATCTTGGCACACTGATCGTCGCGCTCAACAAGCTGTTCGTGCGGCTGGACAAGGCCTACGAGCGCGAGCAGGCCTTTACCGACGATGTGGCCCACGAGTTACGCACGCCGCTCGCCGCGATCCGCGCGCAGGCGCAACTGCTGCGCCGCACCGCCCCGCTCGCCACCACCGAGGAGACGACGCGCCTGATCGCCACGGTAGACCGCGCCAATCACCTGATCGACGGGCTGCTCACGCTGGCGCGGCTCGATTCGACGGTCGTTTCCAGCCGCTCGGTGGACGTGCACCAGCTGATCGCCGAAGTCGTCGCCGAAAAGCTGATCGAACTGCCGCCCGATGCAATGGAGTTCACCGTCGCGCCAGACCGCATCGTGCGCTGGCGCTGCGATCCGGCAGCGCTCCAGATCGCCGTCGCCGCCGTGATCGACAATGCCGCCAAACATGCCCGCGAAGGCGGGCGGATCGACATCGCCGTGACCCGCAACCTCGACCGTCTGACCATTGGCATTGCCGATCGCGGCCCCGGCGTGCCCGAGGCCGACCGCGAACGGCTGATGCATCGTTTCGAGCGCGGCGAAGGCAGCACCAGCGGCAGCGGCCTTGGCCTCTCGATCGCCGCCAAGGCCATGGCGCTCAGCGGCGGCACGATCCGGCTGGAGAACCTGCCCGACCACAAGGGCCTGCTGGTCGTGCTGGCGATCCCCGAGCTGGTGCCTGAGGAAGGGGCCGAAGGCGAATAG
- a CDS encoding response regulator transcription factor produces MKRALELDGYVVDLFTRGDDVLEAASVNPYDVLLLDIGLPRLSGIDVLKTLRGEGNAVPVIIITAFDRTQHRVAGLDAGADDYVVKPVDLEELAARIRSQLRRTDRRQADSLSVGDVTLDFTGHVALLAGEPVAITAKEYRVLALLMRRARRFVSKADLEGELYDQDHWVESNTVEVAISALRRKFGRDFIRTARGLGYMVGGSQT; encoded by the coding sequence ATGAAACGCGCACTGGAGCTGGACGGGTACGTCGTGGATCTTTTTACGCGCGGCGACGATGTGCTGGAGGCGGCCAGCGTCAATCCCTACGACGTGCTGTTGCTGGACATCGGCCTTCCACGTCTGTCGGGAATCGATGTGCTCAAGACCCTGCGCGGCGAAGGCAATGCCGTGCCGGTGATCATCATCACCGCCTTCGACCGCACGCAGCATCGCGTCGCCGGACTCGATGCGGGCGCCGACGACTATGTGGTGAAGCCTGTCGATCTGGAGGAACTGGCCGCGCGCATCCGTTCGCAGCTGCGCCGTACCGACCGGCGACAGGCCGACAGCCTGAGTGTGGGCGATGTCACGCTCGACTTTACCGGACACGTCGCGCTGCTGGCGGGCGAGCCGGTGGCGATCACTGCCAAGGAATACCGGGTGCTGGCCCTGCTGATGCGCCGCGCCCGCCGCTTCGTCTCGAAAGCGGACCTCGAAGGCGAGCTGTACGATCAGGACCACTGGGTCGAATCGAACACCGTCGAAGTCGCGATCTCGGCGCTGCGCCGCAAGTTCGGGCGCGATTTCATCCGCACCGCGCGCGGGCTTGGCTACATGGTGGGCGGCAGCCAGACATGA
- a CDS encoding nucleoside triphosphate hydrolase: MKATPLPPLIAVVGCDGSGKSTVTEVLRDWLAETRPAQICHLGKQSGNIGRQIARLPMFGRKLDKSIHSRAQKAQTDKGPGLATALVIYGFSMRRVRRFARMMRLRRAGNTIIADRFPQLKVPGPMDGLGLAGASDSGPVGVLKRMEYRRYAAMVANRPDLVIRLNVSLEVALARKPDHRPSSLARKVADVPRLTFEGAPIVDISADQPLEQVLAQAKAAITAKLIELGSPAA; this comes from the coding sequence ATGAAGGCAACTCCTCTTCCGCCGCTGATCGCGGTCGTCGGGTGCGATGGCTCCGGCAAGTCCACCGTGACCGAGGTTCTGCGCGACTGGCTGGCCGAAACCCGCCCCGCGCAGATCTGTCACCTTGGCAAGCAGTCCGGCAATATCGGGCGCCAGATCGCGCGCCTGCCGATGTTCGGACGAAAGCTGGACAAGTCGATCCATTCGCGCGCGCAGAAGGCGCAGACGGACAAGGGGCCGGGGCTGGCGACGGCGTTGGTGATCTATGGCTTCTCGATGCGCCGGGTGCGCCGCTTCGCGCGGATGATGCGCCTGCGCCGCGCGGGCAACACGATCATCGCGGACCGGTTTCCGCAGCTCAAGGTGCCGGGGCCGATGGACGGCCTGGGCCTTGCCGGGGCGTCCGACAGCGGTCCGGTCGGCGTGCTCAAGCGCATGGAATATCGCCGTTATGCGGCGATGGTGGCGAACCGGCCCGATCTGGTGATCCGCCTCAACGTTTCGCTGGAGGTGGCTCTGGCGCGCAAGCCCGATCATCGCCCGTCCTCGCTGGCCCGCAAGGTGGCCGACGTGCCGCGCCTGACGTTCGAGGGCGCGCCGATCGTCGACATCAGCGCCGATCAGCCGCTGGAGCAGGTGCTCGCACAGGCCAAGGCGGCGATCACCGCGAAGCTCATCGAACTCGGGAGCCCGGCTGCGTGA
- a CDS encoding lipopolysaccharide biosynthesis protein, with protein sequence MSRSLNPKHWFSDGVFRAIVRNASYLGSGKLMGALLGLIALACAGRGLTPALFGTLVIVHSYANGVGALVKFQTWQFIVRYGTPAFGRGAIDELKDVTGFAFGLDLASGLIGMAGGMILLPFLGEWLSIPAADMNLALFYCTLIPTMTAATPTGILRVLDRFDQIALQQLVTPILRAVGGLISYFGHLGFPGFVLTWYVGDLAGDLCLWAMSVVELRRRGIRGALRPGLMGPGKRIAGAWDFVWTTNFAHSIWAAWGPVSNLIVGALLGPASAGLFKIAATFFDSASKPADLLSRSFYPEIMRLDPSSRHPWQLAIRSALMSGAMGFVILLVVILGGEPVIAAVFGKRYLAAYDLLQLMTASLIVTMASFPLESLLYMAGRQRAALFAQGAAAAGYAVLLFVLIHLFGVTGAGLAYVGGVMLNALFMLIPTWDAYRKRASLSHEPVQEAPA encoded by the coding sequence GTGAGCAGAAGCCTCAATCCCAAGCACTGGTTTTCCGATGGCGTGTTCCGCGCCATCGTGCGCAATGCCTCCTACCTCGGCTCGGGCAAGCTCATGGGCGCGCTGCTGGGGCTGATCGCGCTGGCCTGCGCGGGGCGCGGGCTGACCCCGGCGCTGTTCGGTACGCTGGTGATCGTCCACAGCTATGCCAATGGCGTGGGTGCGCTGGTGAAGTTCCAGACCTGGCAGTTCATCGTGCGCTACGGCACCCCGGCCTTCGGGCGCGGCGCCATCGACGAATTGAAGGACGTTACCGGTTTCGCCTTCGGGCTGGACCTTGCCAGCGGGCTGATCGGCATGGCGGGCGGCATGATCCTGCTGCCGTTCCTGGGCGAGTGGCTGAGCATTCCCGCCGCCGACATGAACCTGGCGCTGTTCTACTGCACCCTGATCCCGACGATGACGGCGGCGACGCCCACCGGCATCCTGCGCGTGCTCGACCGGTTCGACCAGATCGCGCTGCAGCAGCTTGTTACCCCGATCCTGCGCGCCGTCGGCGGCCTGATCTCGTATTTCGGGCATCTGGGTTTCCCCGGCTTCGTCCTCACCTGGTATGTCGGCGACCTTGCCGGAGACCTGTGCCTGTGGGCGATGTCGGTGGTCGAACTGCGCCGCCGGGGCATCCGCGGCGCGCTGCGTCCCGGCCTGATGGGGCCGGGCAAGCGCATCGCGGGCGCCTGGGACTTCGTGTGGACCACCAACTTCGCGCATTCGATCTGGGCCGCATGGGGGCCGGTCAGCAACCTGATCGTCGGCGCGCTGCTGGGGCCTGCTAGCGCGGGCCTGTTCAAGATCGCCGCGACCTTCTTCGATTCGGCGAGCAAGCCTGCCGATCTGCTGTCGCGCAGCTTCTATCCCGAGATCATGCGCCTCGATCCCTCCAGCCGCCACCCCTGGCAGCTGGCGATCCGCAGCGCGCTGATGTCCGGCGCAATGGGCTTCGTGATCCTGCTGGTGGTGATCCTGGGCGGTGAGCCGGTGATCGCGGCGGTATTCGGCAAGCGTTATCTTGCCGCCTACGACCTGCTCCAGCTGATGACCGCCTCGCTGATCGTGACGATGGCGAGCTTCCCGCTCGAATCGCTGCTCTACATGGCCGGGCGCCAGCGCGCGGCGCTGTTCGCGCAAGGTGCGGCGGCGGCAGGCTATGCGGTGCTGCTGTTCGTGCTGATCCACCTGTTCGGCGTGACCGGGGCGGGGCTTGCCTATGTCGGCGGGGTCATGCTCAACGCGCTGTTCATGCTGATCCCGACCTGGGATGCCTACCGCAAGCGGGCGAGCCTCAGCCATGAGCCGGTGCAGGAAGCGCCTGCATGA